The following proteins are encoded in a genomic region of Fundidesulfovibrio soli:
- a CDS encoding PulJ/GspJ family protein — protein sequence MTTRATEQGFTLVEVMIALLITGMIFMGSYAVLSRVTETAADVEERLQMGQQLRISSWFFKNDLGSVLYSDSNRNAATTFLSFVGGRGRPRDIDTPSDEDVILAFAAASGLDFRGTFPSMSIVRVEYLLRDDPENPGEFTLCRREWPYAEMPWRAGKDRPVTDVEIVRRVTEPSIMFFSSTGEATNSWENRSRMLSGEWQIPVQVRLTARVRGKEKRVFPLELVANLPVRAVPPGPQGALR from the coding sequence ATGACCACCCGCGCCACCGAACAGGGCTTCACCCTGGTGGAGGTCATGATCGCCCTGCTGATAACAGGCATGATCTTCATGGGCAGCTACGCCGTGCTCTCCCGCGTCACGGAGACAGCCGCCGACGTGGAGGAGAGGCTCCAGATGGGCCAGCAGCTGCGGATCAGCTCCTGGTTCTTCAAGAACGACCTCGGCTCCGTGCTCTACTCCGACTCCAACCGCAACGCGGCCACCACCTTCCTCTCCTTCGTGGGCGGGCGCGGCAGGCCCAGGGATATCGACACGCCTTCCGACGAGGATGTGATCTTGGCCTTCGCCGCCGCCTCCGGCCTTGATTTTCGCGGCACCTTCCCCTCGATGAGCATCGTCAGAGTGGAGTATCTTCTTCGCGACGACCCCGAAAACCCAGGCGAATTCACCCTGTGCAGGCGGGAATGGCCCTACGCCGAGATGCCTTGGCGCGCCGGCAAGGACCGCCCGGTGACTGACGTGGAGATCGTGCGGCGCGTCACCGAACCCTCGATCATGTTCTTCTCCAGCACGGGCGAGGCCACCAACTCCTGGGAGAACCGCTCCCGGATGCTCTCGGGCGAGTGGCAGATACCGGTGCAGGTGCGGCTGACCGCGCGGGTGCGCGGCAAGGAAAAAAGGGTCTTCCCCCTGGAGCTGGTGGCCAACCTGCCGGTGCGCGCCGTCCCCCCCGGACCGCAGGGAGCGCTGAGATGA
- a CDS encoding type II secretion system F family protein → MPVFEYVAIDALGKNCKGILAADSAASARHALLQRKLFVKSLRAAQADAVADKTPAKAGWQMPVLFSGVTRQQLTGATQVLATLLEAGLPLDKALSGLIEHMPTAPAQRVFSHILERVKEGWELSAALAEHPRVFPDTYIHMVRAGESSGTLQIVMSNLSTYLERQYALKRKLQAAMIYPCFILVFGALVISILLLYVIPEVTRIFVDLKRDLPVPTVILIAVTDFMRSYWPLMLGGMVGLFLTMLRVARIPAVRRVLDRILLYVPVIGPIVHEAAMARLTRSLGTCLKQGVTLLDAVDIGAAVAGNTVFAEAMAAVREKAQQGAGITEPMRATGVFSPIVLQLAAAGEQSGQLDSMLLTVARMLEAEVENRVTAASSVVEPALILAMGAVVAFMVVAVMLPIFEMSSLIG, encoded by the coding sequence ATGCCAGTTTTCGAATACGTGGCCATCGACGCCCTGGGCAAGAACTGCAAGGGCATCCTCGCGGCGGATAGCGCCGCTTCCGCGCGGCACGCCCTGCTGCAGCGCAAACTCTTCGTCAAAAGCCTCCGCGCCGCCCAAGCGGACGCCGTGGCGGATAAGACCCCGGCCAAAGCCGGGTGGCAGATGCCCGTGCTCTTCTCCGGGGTGACGCGCCAACAGCTCACGGGCGCCACACAGGTTCTGGCCACCCTGCTGGAGGCGGGCCTGCCCCTGGACAAGGCCCTTTCCGGTCTTATCGAACACATGCCGACGGCGCCTGCGCAGCGGGTCTTCTCGCATATTCTGGAGCGCGTGAAGGAGGGCTGGGAGCTCTCCGCAGCCCTGGCCGAGCATCCGCGCGTCTTCCCGGACACGTACATCCACATGGTCCGGGCGGGCGAATCCTCAGGCACGCTGCAGATCGTCATGTCCAACCTCTCCACCTACCTGGAGAGGCAGTACGCCCTGAAGCGCAAGCTCCAGGCGGCCATGATCTACCCGTGCTTCATCCTGGTCTTCGGCGCGCTGGTCATCTCCATCCTGCTGCTCTACGTGATCCCGGAGGTGACGCGCATTTTCGTCGACCTGAAGCGGGATCTCCCGGTGCCCACGGTGATCCTGATCGCGGTCACCGATTTCATGCGCTCCTACTGGCCATTGATGCTCGGCGGCATGGTGGGGCTGTTCCTGACGATGCTCAGGGTGGCCCGCATCCCGGCGGTGCGCCGCGTGCTGGACAGAATCCTGCTGTACGTGCCGGTGATCGGCCCCATCGTGCACGAGGCGGCCATGGCCCGCTTGACGCGCTCGCTCGGCACCTGCCTCAAGCAGGGCGTGACGCTGCTGGACGCAGTGGACATCGGCGCGGCAGTGGCGGGCAACACCGTGTTCGCCGAAGCCATGGCCGCGGTGCGCGAGAAAGCCCAGCAGGGCGCGGGCATTACCGAGCCCATGCGGGCCACGGGTGTGTTCTCGCCCATCGTACTCCAGCTGGCGGCGGCGGGCGAACAGAGCGGCCAGCTGGACTCCATGCTGCTCACCGTGGCCAGGATGCTGGAGGCCGAGGTGGAGAACCGGGTCACGGCGGCCAGTTCCGTGGTGGAGCCCGCCCTGATCCTGGCCATGGGCGCGGTGGTCGCCTTCATGGTGGTGGCCGTCATGCTTCCGATTTTCGAAATGAGCAGCCTCATAGGCTGA
- a CDS encoding tetratricopeptide repeat protein, translating into MGLVVLALLGGCNQAGKQPPATREADSMRVDDPEKIVQQTTMHLSGSQQSAADYQLRGQAYFQLYQYDLAYKDFEQVTQRNSRSATAWFNLGTAAFKLNKEDRAVDYFTQAISLDGSMLKAYNNRGLAYLSLGQNEKALNDFNMALRLSENRNFEALFNRAIAYQRTKDFDRALADYDKLLSMQMDFAPALANKAEIYWTIKRFPEARKALDLAVKSSPRDPDLYFNRAIILEQLNDVQGALQDYGQALSLKSNFAAAYYNRGLLLMRTNNPNKGCEDLSVACMLGLCERYDETKKLGLCN; encoded by the coding sequence ATGGGACTCGTCGTCCTCGCGCTGCTGGGGGGGTGCAATCAGGCGGGCAAGCAACCGCCGGCCACCCGCGAGGCCGACTCCATGCGCGTCGACGATCCGGAAAAGATCGTCCAGCAGACCACCATGCACCTGAGCGGTTCGCAACAGTCCGCCGCCGATTATCAGTTGCGAGGGCAGGCCTATTTCCAGCTCTACCAGTACGACCTGGCCTACAAGGATTTCGAGCAGGTGACCCAGAGGAATTCCCGTTCCGCCACAGCCTGGTTCAACCTGGGCACGGCCGCCTTCAAGCTCAACAAGGAAGACCGCGCCGTGGACTACTTCACCCAGGCCATCTCCCTGGACGGGTCCATGCTCAAGGCCTACAACAACAGGGGGCTCGCATATCTCAGCCTTGGCCAGAACGAAAAGGCCCTCAACGATTTCAACATGGCCCTGCGCCTGAGCGAAAACCGCAACTTCGAGGCCCTCTTCAACAGGGCCATCGCCTACCAGCGCACCAAGGATTTCGACAGGGCCCTGGCCGACTACGACAAGCTGCTCTCCATGCAGATGGATTTCGCCCCGGCTTTGGCCAACAAGGCGGAAATCTACTGGACCATCAAACGTTTTCCTGAAGCCCGCAAAGCGCTCGATCTGGCCGTGAAATCATCCCCGCGCGATCCCGACCTCTATTTCAACCGGGCCATCATCCTCGAGCAGCTCAACGACGTACAGGGCGCCCTGCAGGACTACGGGCAGGCTCTGTCCCTCAAATCCAATTTTGCCGCGGCATACTACAATCGCGGCCTGCTGCTCATGCGCACCAACAACCCGAACAAGGGCTGCGAGGACTTGAGCGTCGCCTGTATGCTCGGACTGTGCGAACGCTATGACGAAACCAAGAAACTGGGTCTCTGCAATTGA
- a CDS encoding general secretion pathway protein GspK, with protein MTPATGKAGSGQGGAALIYVLILTGLLASLAVRIISSAEAEVFGAQAALSRVQARLMAESAVLSAAKVIMRDAALTTSDYPGESWDIFPAGENVPGGWFFGDKLKGRIVDETGKLPINSIHPDMKGHQTYREAFLRLLRGRPFLVDSARAEAIASALESWMTSPAKTADLVQADEPYLNAGLPYRVKGGALDTVAELRLVQGVSDELYFGRPGEVGLKDLVTIWSSGLVNVNTAPLPVLAAMAVGLDQAKSEDFARSVDTFRRTPSNRPRLEGTDWLATLAQEQGKEALPLGMFTTRSLYFSADLECSSGSVTARAHAVFKRQLNMNKLQPIAVLYLQVQ; from the coding sequence ATGACGCCCGCGACCGGCAAGGCCGGATCAGGACAGGGCGGCGCGGCCCTTATCTACGTGCTCATCCTCACGGGCCTTCTGGCGTCGCTGGCCGTGCGCATCATCTCCAGCGCGGAGGCCGAGGTGTTCGGAGCCCAGGCCGCGCTCAGCCGCGTGCAGGCGCGGCTCATGGCGGAGTCGGCCGTTCTGAGCGCGGCCAAGGTCATCATGCGCGACGCAGCCCTGACCACATCGGACTATCCCGGCGAAAGCTGGGACATATTTCCCGCCGGAGAGAACGTCCCGGGCGGGTGGTTTTTCGGGGACAAGCTCAAGGGCCGGATTGTGGACGAAACGGGCAAGCTGCCCATCAACTCCATCCACCCGGACATGAAGGGGCACCAGACCTATCGTGAAGCCTTCCTGCGCCTGCTGCGCGGGCGCCCCTTCCTGGTGGATTCCGCCCGGGCGGAGGCCATCGCCTCGGCGCTGGAGTCATGGATGACCTCGCCGGCCAAGACAGCCGACCTGGTCCAGGCGGACGAGCCTTACCTGAACGCGGGGCTGCCCTACCGGGTGAAGGGCGGCGCGCTGGACACCGTGGCGGAGCTGAGGCTGGTGCAGGGCGTAAGCGACGAGCTGTATTTCGGCCGCCCCGGGGAAGTGGGCCTGAAAGACCTGGTGACCATCTGGTCCAGCGGCCTGGTCAACGTGAACACCGCCCCCCTGCCCGTGCTGGCGGCCATGGCCGTTGGGCTGGACCAGGCCAAATCGGAGGATTTCGCCAGATCGGTGGACACCTTCCGGCGGACGCCCTCCAACCGCCCCCGGCTCGAAGGCACGGACTGGCTCGCGACCCTTGCTCAGGAACAGGGCAAGGAGGCGCTGCCCCTGGGCATGTTCACCACCCGCAGCCTTTATTTCTCCGCGGATCTCGAATGTTCGTCCGGTTCCGTCACCGCCAGGGCGCACGCCGTCTTCAAACGGCAGCTCAACATGAACAAACTTCAGCCCATCGCGGTGTTGTACCTGCAGGTACAGTAG
- a CDS encoding type IV pilus modification PilV family protein — MDARSGSRQSGLTILESLVAVAIVSIVMVSLLASLAKLQDQRIRASQIERASVLAARIVAEAELKGPDNLPGGTGQFPEPDQDMQWSLEVKNGPADPDLPLLTVKVTWGTKEINQVTLSRLLVRP; from the coding sequence ATGGACGCCCGCTCCGGTTCCCGCCAGTCCGGCCTGACCATCCTCGAATCCCTGGTGGCGGTTGCCATCGTCTCCATCGTCATGGTCAGCCTCCTGGCGTCGCTGGCCAAACTGCAGGACCAGCGCATCCGCGCGTCCCAGATCGAGCGTGCCTCGGTGCTGGCCGCGCGCATCGTCGCCGAAGCGGAGCTCAAGGGCCCCGACAACCTGCCCGGGGGCACGGGCCAGTTCCCCGAGCCAGACCAGGACATGCAGTGGTCGCTGGAGGTCAAGAACGGCCCTGCCGACCCGGACCTTCCGCTGCTCACCGTGAAGGTCACCTGGGGGACGAAGGAGATCAACCAGGTCACCCTCAGCAGGCTTCTGGTGCGCCCATGA
- the gspG gene encoding type II secretion system major pseudopilin GspG, whose protein sequence is MHSNPTNNRIPALFRRSQSGFTLIEMMVVIVILGVLAGLVVPRFIDQPDKAKVVKAKAQIESLSMAIKQYKLDNGVYPTTEQGLKSLKEKPTMGRVPQNYPPRGYLDGPLPKDPWNNEFIYISPGEHNDFEIVSLGADAQPGGEGPNADIKSWEIN, encoded by the coding sequence ATGCATTCCAACCCGACCAACAATCGCATTCCGGCGCTTTTCCGCCGTTCGCAGTCAGGCTTCACGCTTATCGAAATGATGGTCGTCATCGTCATTCTCGGAGTTCTCGCCGGGCTTGTGGTGCCGCGCTTCATCGACCAGCCTGACAAGGCCAAGGTGGTCAAGGCCAAGGCGCAGATCGAGAGCCTCTCCATGGCCATCAAGCAGTACAAGCTGGACAACGGGGTCTACCCCACCACCGAGCAGGGCCTGAAGTCGCTCAAGGAGAAGCCCACCATGGGCCGCGTGCCCCAGAACTACCCGCCTCGCGGCTACCTGGACGGCCCCCTGCCCAAGGACCCCTGGAACAACGAGTTCATTTACATCTCGCCCGGCGAGCACAACGACTTCGAGATCGTCAGCCTCGGAGCGGACGCCCAGCCCGGCGGCGAAGGCCCCAACGCGGACATCAAGAGCTGGGAAATCAACTAG
- a CDS encoding pilus assembly FimT family protein: MRLTPPPGRTGHQPPGALRKARPGGQAGFTLLELAFVMMIMGLAVGLALPTINAVMGSESDRATLRRITGLVHRGMTDAIISGEVWELSIDPAKSMAVMVRKGAPIQRSIKAERLPLPEAFRPEAWLTPSGQSKEEGKPVRIAVYPVGLVEPFLLVFPEKSAAGGKKVAVMEAVGSSLRFGTRSESQEIEAFRKRYRPLLTPWASVTTSETKDQ, translated from the coding sequence ATGCGCCTCACCCCGCCTCCCGGCAGGACCGGCCACCAGCCCCCGGGCGCGCTCCGAAAGGCGCGGCCGGGAGGCCAGGCAGGGTTCACCCTGCTGGAGCTTGCCTTCGTGATGATGATCATGGGCCTTGCCGTGGGCTTGGCCCTGCCCACCATCAACGCGGTCATGGGCAGCGAGAGCGACCGGGCCACGCTTCGGCGCATCACCGGGCTGGTCCACAGGGGCATGACCGACGCCATCATCTCCGGCGAGGTATGGGAACTCTCCATCGACCCGGCAAAGTCCATGGCCGTGATGGTCCGCAAGGGCGCTCCCATCCAACGCAGCATCAAGGCCGAGCGTCTTCCCCTGCCCGAGGCGTTCCGCCCAGAGGCTTGGCTTACGCCCTCCGGACAGTCCAAGGAGGAGGGCAAGCCCGTACGGATCGCCGTGTATCCCGTGGGGCTTGTCGAGCCTTTCCTCCTCGTGTTCCCGGAGAAGTCAGCCGCTGGCGGCAAGAAGGTCGCCGTAATGGAGGCCGTTGGCTCCTCCCTGCGCTTCGGCACACGCAGCGAATCGCAGGAGATCGAGGCCTTCCGCAAACGCTACCGCCCGCTTCTTACCCCTTGGGCCAGCGTCACCACCTCCGAAACCAAGGACCAATAG
- a CDS encoding tetratricopeptide repeat protein encodes MPIRTDIRHRLTRIVRASAYALPVLLSICLAAPAPSSAQDASSAVIAATDVNALLAIARESLISGQYSNSLIASNKALRLSNNENPDAYLLRSMAEFYLGSYSQARSDARRAGELYRNSTLCDQYLLNNTLQDALGTTNNYYYDAGYTPYLYSALTLGSSYLYPGTTTATSTNGTTTGTTGTTTTQSSLSRTGTTYSTGTTGTTGTTGTNGTTGTTSTSSSGTISAMGSSGSSIKLPVSENLDQKEAAEDAAQQQQNQMIAQTILPLATCTAVQKGNKSKIVPSWLEQGLANLRTAQFTAADATFSQALSLDAQNVVAQAGLGLAYAGQAGSTLALSQLNQTVAQSPGSDFALTARGIYWLQTLNYQNALNDLNQALSIAPNNADIVGDISLTYYAQWKIQTGTASPSNPGNQVLLQNALTQATKAINLSPEYAGLYTLRAAIESDMAASTSDTGLQSSLNTDAANDRSKAASLQAVAGNAVVNSTTLPTTTTTTTTTTGQTTTTVSPTIGFAPVQTALGSQWPFFLSLPLSYAPL; translated from the coding sequence ATGCCGATACGCACGGACATCCGTCACCGCCTGACCCGCATCGTCCGGGCCAGCGCATACGCCTTGCCGGTTCTGTTGTCGATCTGCCTCGCCGCGCCCGCGCCGTCCTCGGCGCAGGACGCCTCATCAGCCGTGATCGCCGCCACCGACGTGAACGCCCTGCTGGCCATAGCGAGAGAAAGCCTGATCAGCGGGCAGTACTCCAACTCCCTTATCGCCAGCAACAAGGCCTTGCGCCTGAGCAACAACGAAAACCCCGACGCTTATCTGCTGCGCTCCATGGCCGAATTCTACCTCGGCTCATACAGCCAGGCCAGGTCGGATGCACGCCGCGCGGGTGAGCTTTACCGCAATTCCACCCTCTGCGACCAATATCTCCTCAACAACACCCTGCAGGACGCCCTGGGCACCACAAACAACTATTATTACGACGCTGGCTACACGCCATACCTCTACTCCGCCCTGACCCTCGGCTCTTCGTACCTCTATCCGGGGACGACAACGGCCACCAGCACCAACGGCACCACCACCGGCACAACTGGCACCACCACGACCCAGTCCTCCCTGAGCCGGACAGGAACGACCTATTCCACTGGCACCACCGGAACCACTGGCACCACCGGGACTAACGGCACCACCGGCACCACCTCGACCTCATCCTCGGGCACCATTTCCGCTATGGGCTCCTCCGGCAGCTCCATCAAGCTGCCTGTCTCGGAAAACCTGGACCAGAAGGAAGCCGCGGAGGACGCCGCCCAACAGCAGCAGAACCAGATGATCGCCCAGACCATTCTGCCACTGGCCACCTGCACCGCAGTGCAGAAGGGCAACAAGAGCAAGATCGTCCCCTCCTGGCTGGAGCAGGGCCTCGCCAACCTCCGCACGGCCCAGTTCACGGCGGCCGACGCCACGTTCTCCCAGGCCCTCTCCCTGGACGCCCAGAACGTTGTCGCCCAGGCAGGCCTCGGGCTGGCCTATGCGGGCCAGGCCGGCTCCACGCTGGCTCTTTCGCAGCTCAACCAGACCGTGGCCCAGTCCCCGGGCTCCGACTTCGCCCTCACGGCGCGCGGCATCTACTGGCTGCAGACCCTCAACTATCAGAACGCCCTGAACGACCTGAACCAGGCGCTCAGCATCGCCCCCAACAACGCCGACATCGTGGGCGACATCTCGCTTACCTATTACGCCCAGTGGAAGATCCAGACAGGCACGGCCTCCCCTTCCAACCCCGGCAACCAGGTGCTGCTGCAGAACGCCTTGACCCAAGCCACCAAGGCCATCAACCTCTCGCCTGAATACGCCGGGCTCTACACCCTTCGCGCCGCCATCGAATCGGATATGGCCGCCTCCACCTCTGACACGGGGCTCCAGAGCAGCCTGAACACTGACGCCGCCAACGACCGCAGCAAGGCCGCCAGCCTCCAGGCGGTGGCGGGCAACGCCGTGGTAAACTCCACGACCCTGCCGACAACAACGACAACCACCACGACCACCACCGGGCAGACGACCACCACGGTCTCCCCCACTATTGGCTTCGCCCCGGTGCAGACGGCGCTCGGGTCGCAGTGGCCCTTCTTCCTGAGCCTGCCATTGAGTTACGCACCCCTGTGA
- the murI gene encoding glutamate racemase translates to MNNNSSSPIGIFDSGVGGLTVARAVMERLPRESVLYFGDTARVPYGVKSQDIISRYAVEIAKFLLEKRVKMLIIACNTMAAVAYDAVRALSGVPVLEVIDAGARTAVAHTRNHRIGIIATPSTTSSGAYLQAIQRYEHDGMFITTQACPLFVPLVEEGWTDHPVTRLTAFEYLTPLLAQNIDTLVLGCTHYPLLKPMLQSVMGPGVQLVDSAEAISLRAEALLREMDLENASGEPPRHVFHVTDVPHRFQEVGERFLGRPLDQVELVSL, encoded by the coding sequence ATGAATAATAATTCATCCTCCCCCATCGGCATTTTCGACTCCGGAGTGGGCGGCCTCACCGTGGCCCGCGCCGTCATGGAGCGCCTGCCGCGCGAGAGCGTGCTCTATTTCGGAGATACCGCCCGTGTGCCCTATGGAGTGAAATCCCAGGACATCATTTCTCGTTACGCCGTGGAGATCGCCAAATTCCTGCTGGAGAAGCGGGTGAAGATGCTCATCATCGCCTGCAACACCATGGCCGCCGTGGCCTACGACGCCGTCCGCGCCCTCTCCGGCGTGCCCGTGCTGGAGGTCATAGACGCGGGGGCGCGCACCGCCGTGGCCCACACCCGCAACCATCGCATCGGCATAATCGCCACGCCTTCCACCACGTCCAGCGGGGCCTACCTCCAGGCGATCCAGCGTTACGAGCACGACGGCATGTTCATCACCACCCAGGCCTGCCCGCTTTTCGTCCCACTGGTGGAGGAAGGCTGGACCGACCACCCCGTAACCCGGCTCACGGCGTTCGAGTATCTTACCCCGCTGCTGGCGCAGAACATCGACACTCTGGTCCTGGGGTGCACGCATTACCCGCTGCTCAAGCCCATGCTCCAGTCCGTGATGGGGCCGGGGGTGCAGTTGGTGGACTCGGCCGAGGCGATCTCCTTGCGCGCCGAGGCCCTGCTGCGCGAGATGGACCTTGAAAACGCATCCGGCGAGCCGCCGCGCCACGTGTTCCACGTGACGGACGTGCCACACCGCTTTCAGGAGGTAGGGGAGCGTTTTCTGGGCAGGCCGCTCGACCAGGTGGAACTGGTGAGCCTGTAG
- a CDS encoding type II secretion system protein N — MSEFSLKALSYALTALLCVISAMVVAKGLFTSPAPLPGKAGIEASAPAAQGGAGAPKGDLSIGGDVDAIVSRNLFSATRKEAAEAPREEAALPDSSVAYDLIGTAVHTDPQWSMAFLVDKSNRAPKSVSVGQALGEAVVLSIEEDHMVLLRQGQQEILKKKP; from the coding sequence ATGTCGGAATTCTCCCTCAAGGCCTTGAGCTACGCGCTCACCGCGCTGCTGTGCGTGATATCCGCCATGGTCGTCGCCAAGGGGCTCTTCACATCGCCTGCTCCCTTGCCCGGCAAGGCGGGTATCGAAGCTTCGGCTCCGGCCGCACAAGGGGGCGCGGGAGCCCCGAAGGGCGACCTCTCCATTGGCGGCGACGTGGATGCCATAGTCAGCCGGAATCTCTTCAGCGCCACCCGCAAGGAAGCCGCGGAAGCCCCGCGCGAAGAGGCCGCCCTGCCCGACTCCTCCGTCGCCTACGACCTCATCGGCACCGCGGTGCATACCGATCCCCAGTGGAGCATGGCCTTTCTGGTGGACAAGTCCAACAGGGCGCCGAAGAGCGTCTCAGTGGGGCAGGCCCTTGGTGAGGCGGTGGTGCTTTCCATCGAGGAGGACCACATGGTGCTGCTGCGGCAGGGCCAGCAGGAAATCCTCAAGAAAAAACCGTAA
- a CDS encoding PilN domain-containing protein, with amino-acid sequence MHVTALVALVAPDHVALLRLSRHPRGLEFGGYAQAELPDDAGPAEIARAIHQLAQTNGMLQETLALALDASRAVFRRLYLPFTQRAKIGSVLGHLMESGLPDPADTQLTTFTETPLHGPGKTVIAAAIDRDFVEDLVASLLEEGFETTLVSLDIAGEDAALSEDAPQAHPPGLTLLPFGRYVDILLRCDGQPLFWRRVPVEDCSPEDTARTLAEEIRLGALTVVASGYDAVETASVGRPHGEEPPECCLRAVRLALDGLEPHRITFPKAFHENPALRELGCKALGLYGVGRMALGLCPGMDFLHPGSRPAIGRKSLKRMLTLVGGAAALLAFSAILTAVLGQSRKADALNDLRAQTNSIISSALPEAPANLGVDQKLSIMRRMANEREQEELNFAAGKASVALPVLAALHRNIPANLGVKLMRLSFDDGHISIDAQAKDFNAVEEIKRKLIASKVFKEVDIKGVKPTQDKTGVEFRMDMNVAQRPGAAGAQ; translated from the coding sequence ATGCACGTCACCGCCCTCGTCGCCCTCGTGGCCCCGGATCACGTCGCCCTGCTGCGGCTCTCCCGCCATCCGCGCGGCCTGGAGTTCGGGGGCTACGCTCAGGCCGAGCTGCCCGACGACGCCGGCCCGGCTGAGATAGCCCGGGCCATTCACCAATTGGCGCAGACCAACGGCATGTTGCAGGAAACGCTGGCCCTGGCGTTGGATGCCTCTAGGGCGGTGTTCCGCAGACTCTATCTGCCATTCACGCAGCGGGCCAAGATCGGCTCTGTGCTTGGGCACCTGATGGAGTCCGGGCTGCCCGACCCAGCCGACACCCAGCTCACCACCTTCACCGAGACCCCCCTGCACGGCCCCGGAAAGACCGTGATCGCTGCCGCCATCGACCGCGATTTCGTCGAGGATCTGGTGGCCTCCCTCCTGGAGGAAGGCTTCGAGACCACCCTGGTCAGCCTGGACATCGCCGGGGAGGACGCCGCCCTGTCGGAGGACGCCCCGCAGGCCCACCCCCCCGGGCTGACGCTGCTGCCGTTCGGCAGGTACGTGGACATCCTCCTGCGCTGCGATGGCCAGCCCCTTTTCTGGCGGCGCGTGCCCGTGGAGGACTGCTCCCCCGAGGACACCGCCCGCACCCTGGCCGAAGAGATCAGGCTCGGCGCCCTGACCGTGGTTGCCTCCGGCTATGACGCCGTTGAGACGGCCTCGGTGGGCCGCCCGCACGGCGAGGAGCCCCCCGAGTGCTGTCTGCGTGCGGTCAGGCTGGCGCTCGATGGGCTGGAGCCCCACAGGATCACCTTCCCCAAGGCTTTCCACGAAAATCCGGCGCTCAGGGAACTCGGCTGCAAGGCCCTTGGCCTCTACGGCGTGGGGCGCATGGCCCTGGGGCTGTGCCCCGGCATGGATTTCCTGCACCCGGGATCGCGCCCGGCCATAGGGCGCAAGAGCCTCAAGCGGATGCTCACCCTCGTAGGGGGGGCGGCGGCCCTGCTGGCTTTCAGCGCCATCCTGACCGCCGTGCTGGGACAGTCGCGCAAGGCGGACGCCCTGAATGACCTGCGGGCCCAGACCAACTCCATCATCTCGTCCGCCCTGCCCGAAGCGCCTGCCAACCTGGGCGTCGACCAGAAGCTCTCCATCATGCGCCGCATGGCCAACGAGCGCGAACAGGAGGAGCTGAATTTTGCCGCCGGAAAGGCCTCCGTGGCCCTGCCGGTGCTCGCGGCCCTGCACAGGAACATACCGGCCAACCTGGGCGTCAAGCTGATGCGCCTGTCGTTCGACGACGGCCACATCTCCATCGACGCCCAGGCCAAGGACTTCAACGCCGTCGAGGAGATCAAGCGCAAGCTCATCGCCTCCAAGGTGTTCAAGGAAGTGGACATCAAGGGCGTCAAACCCACGCAGGACAAGACAGGCGTCGAATTCCGCATGGATATGAACGTGGCCCAGCGGCCCGGCGCGGCAGGTGCGCAATGA
- a CDS encoding translation initiation factor Sui1, with the protein MSQRDRNNSGPVYSTEHGSMCPACGKPAAGCDCAKRKASAAGDGIVRIMRQTKGRKGKGVSLITGLPLRGEALEKLAKQLKQRCGAGGAIKDGVIEIQGDHREALAQELKKLGYTVKLAGG; encoded by the coding sequence ATGAGCCAACGCGACAGGAACAACTCCGGCCCGGTCTACTCAACCGAACACGGCAGCATGTGCCCGGCCTGCGGGAAGCCCGCGGCGGGGTGCGACTGCGCCAAGCGCAAGGCCTCCGCAGCCGGAGACGGCATCGTCAGGATCATGCGCCAGACCAAAGGGCGCAAAGGCAAGGGCGTCAGCCTCATCACCGGTTTGCCCCTCCGAGGCGAGGCCCTGGAGAAGCTGGCGAAACAGCTGAAACAACGCTGCGGGGCGGGGGGAGCGATCAAGGACGGCGTGATCGAAATACAGGGCGACCACAGGGAAGCCTTGGCCCAGGAGTTGAAGAAGCTGGGCTACACGGTCAAGCTGGCAGGGGGTTGA